The Arachis ipaensis cultivar K30076 chromosome B03, Araip1.1, whole genome shotgun sequence region TTGTCGGATTCAGAGCTATTTGCTTCATTGGGTTAAAAGAACGACACCACGTTAGCTGCACACTAAATTCAACGTACACAAATATCTGCACCAATTGGATTCCCTCTTAAAGATTACGcgagaagcaagagaactcaccGAGAAAGTCGTCAGAAGCCACCAAGTATTCTCTGTCCGGTCATCTGTCAACATGGTAGCAACCAAGTTTAGCACCTGCgtcattgcaaaaaaaaaagatcatTATTAGCTTGCAATAGTTGATAAAACCACTTATAGCGTGAAAATCCACAATAAAATCATGATTGAACACAAATTTACATCGTCGACGACTTCCTTCTCTGGCCGAAGTGTCAAGAACGCTTTCCTGTCGCCAATGCAATGATCATTGGGCACCAATATCTCTCTGCAACGTAGAAGAGTACTGTATTtagataatattaatttttttaattttttaaattattgattgTGTAGAAGAGTACTGTATTTAGAATTCGAGTAAATATATTCTTTGATGCATTCGATTTACTCACAtggtataataaataataaatcgaATCTACTGGAATCGAATTATGTTATTCGTCAGTATCCTTATAAATTGAACTCAGTTGGTTCGATTTACATGCATATGAAATTGAATCTTATTGTTTCGATTTATATGCATATACAAATCGAAGCTATTTCAGGTAGCCATTTTCGTTTTTGGGAATCTGGATAATTTTGGATGTCAATTGGTTTATTTTAGTAATTTACCCTAACATaatatatatagttattatcaATTTTGTTATTATGAAAAGAGTTGTAACATATAATTTTtacttataattttttatttatcttgttCGAAAAGGGTTATAATTTTGTTATCATAATTTtgttataatataaattatttttgctttttatggTACGTGCATATTAAGTCGACAATGTTGTATTCGATTTAACATAGCCACCGTCTCTATAAATCGAATTGGCTTATTTCATTTTATTGTTGATTCGTGTAAATCGAATATGTCTTATTCGATTTATTCTGAGTTTACCTAATGCGCCTACACTTGATTCAATTTATGGTTAACACAACATTCCTATGTAAATCGATTCAACTCAATTCCATTGACTCTCATAACGTAAAAGTCAAATTTGTCTAACTCGATTTATATAGTTACATGCTTTAGGATATCAATGTAACGTTTTTGGCTTTAGATAATTCACATAATTTTGACATGTATTTGGTTTATTCGAGTGTTTTACCTTTCGAATGATTCACAATTAACATAATTAGAATGAACGAAAACATTAATAATTCACAAGTCTAGTAGTGCATTAAAAACTGCTTTTCATATAGAATTATAAACATGTCTTTCTAAATTAAGTTCATAACCGGGTGATATGCATACTAGTCTATGACGGTTGGTTTTGGTTTTAGGCATCATACTATATAGTTTATGATCCATCGTCATTCTGAATCACTTAAACCGGAATCCTTCGTCATAGCCTAAAATCTTAAACTCTTAACCTTAAATATGAAACCTAATaccaaaatcttaattttcgaaattccaaCTTAATCACCTTCAAAAATACATTATCAACTACAACTTCattcatttcctttcttttaaCAACTAATTTTTAAACTTAGACTCTTAAATATGATTTATACACTAAGAAACTAATATATTCAACATAGCTACATATAAGTGCAAAAAAATTAGCAGTATTTTTAAACGGATAAATCTCATAATCCAATTCAGTAATTTTCTCCCAAAAGAAAAAACACCAGAATTTTATCGTCGACAAAAGTAACCTCAAATATATTAAAATGGGAAAAATTCATCATACCTTAGATTCAAAGTTTTATACAAAAATTTACATAATTGTTTCAacaatatgcacaaaaatcaatCAAAGTCTTatctctatatttttattttattttatttttttaaattattattagttGTTGACAACACAAACAAATCAACGTATctacttaataaaaaaatatcaaattttacAGATAAAATCAACTCATTTTATCTAATCGAGCTTTCACAAAGTTTTTTTTGGTAATGAACTTTCacaaaattatatcaaaattatcttatcatattttttttggtAAGTAATTGGGCCTTAGCCCAATACTTTTATCATTATTTAAAAACATGGTCATGACACTACTAAATAATTTCCAAAAACAGTTGGACTTAGGATCCAatcatatataaaaaatataaacgtccaacaaaataataaattttttaggcTGAATGTTTAAAAACTCCTTACCTTCATCCAAAAAAAATGAATCCCCTCACCTTAGACTAAAATGAGGCCTACGTATAAGCCCGCTAATTAACCCACACTAATTAGCTATAGCTTCGTAATATTACTAAAATAAGGCCTACGTATAAGCCCGCTAATTAACCCACACTAATTAGCTATAGCTTCCTAACATTAATAATAAACTAACCTAAACTAACCTAACCCATCAGTGAGAGATTTTAGATATGTCCCTTTTCAACTGTCAGAAGTTGTCCCCTTCTTGGACACTTGTTGCACAAATAATCTCTCCAGCACATTTCTACAGGTGTGGATTTGTCTCCCATTCTACACCAAAAAAATCCGTCAATCACAATTGGTCAAGCCAGCCCTCAATACAAATTGCAAAGACTATAAGGCAAATTTTTGGGTATAGATAGAGGAGACAAATCAACACATGTAAATTTATGCTAAAAGTGTGTGTGAGTGACAAATGCCTCATGAAAGAACAAGATTTGGATTGCAATAGTTGTATTAGTACCAGTGATATTTATGCTAAAAGTGTGTGTGAGTGACAAATGCCTCATGAAAGAACAAGATTTGGATTGCAATAGTTGTATTAATACCAGTGATATCAGTTTTACGCCACTGGAAAGTGTTGTGATTAAAACAAGATATTTAGATTAATTAATTGGGTTAtactacgtgtacactaaaattagctactaaaatcagccactagtataaaatacatgttgcaatacaaatacatattgaaaataaattaagtcacacatatatttatacacaaatatattgataactgattttagtatacaaataacaTTTCTATAATTGAAATTATGATAATTAGATAATATTATGGGCCCAACATGGATTAGCTTagtccaaaataaaaaaatatgcctAACAAAAAGCCTAACAAATATTTAAAACAGCAAAACCCTCAAAAGAAAAATCTCCAATAGTGGCTTCTCTTGAATTTCTAGAGCCAGAAACAAGCTAGCTCATAAACTAGCTCAGCTGAAAATTCAAGAGCAACTAAATCACAATGGCGATGGTCTATTAATAAGTAAATTCTTTCACGTTGATTCATAGTAGATATTTAAGTCTTCTTGCGTTTTTCGCCGGTGACAAGAAGAACCACGGTGGGGCAGTGACGCGACTTCGGGTGAGCGCAGAAGTTAGTTTCTATTGTGGTTGTTCAATTCTGATCAGCTAGATGTGCCCTGTGTTTGAAATAGGTCTTTTAATTTCTCGGAGTTTCATAATTGTTGATACCGAGCTTATCCTCTATTATAGTCTGGCGGATTCTTCGGTGTCAAATGGGAGAACATTTCACACCTGTGAAAATGCGCTGGTGAGATTGGATGTGCAACAAGTGTCCAACAGGGGGACAAAGTCTGACAGTTAAAAAGGGACTTGTCTACATTCTCTCACGTGATGAGGTAGGCTGGTTTAGATTAGTtagttattaatatttgaaaGATATAGGTAATTAGTTTGGCTTAATTAGTGTGCTTATACGCAGCCCATATTCTAGTACAGGTGAGgggattcttttttttttggaagtAGTTAAGGAGTTTTTAAACAATCAGCCCAATTAATTTATTGTTTTGTTGGAGGTTTGTATTCTTTATATATGATTGGGCACTAGGTCCAacagtttttgaaaattatttaataGTGTCATGACCATTTTTGTAAATAATGATAAAAATTTTGGGCTAAGGCCTAATAACTTAcccaaaataaatgacaagataACTTTGATATAATTTTGTGAGAGCTCTATTAGATAAAATGAGTTGATTTATGTGTAGAATTTGacattttttttgtttaagtAGATACATTGATTTGTTTGTGTTGTGAACAagtaataataattttagaaaataagatgaaataaaaatatagagaTAAGACGTTGattgatttttgtgcatattgtTGAAACTGTTATGTAAATTTTTGTATAAAACTTTAAATCTAACGTATACTGAATTTGTCCCGATTTAAATGTATTTGAAGTGACTTTTGTCGACGATAAAATTCTGGTGTATTTTTCTTGGGGAGAAAATTATTGAATTGGATTATGAGATTTATTCCACTAAAAAAAACGCTAATTTTTATGCACGTATATGTAGCTATGTTGAATATATTAATTTCTTAGTGTATAAATCATATTTAAGAGTCTAAGTTAAGAAGTTAGTCGTTTAAAAAAAGGAACTGACTGAAGTTGTAGTTGATTATGTATTTTTGAAGATGATTAAGTTggaatttcaaaaattaggatTTTGGTATTAAGTTTCATATTTACGGGTTAGAATTAAAGATTTTGGACTATGGCAAAGAATTCTGGTTTAAGTGATTCAGAATGAGGATGGATCATAAAGTATATAGTATGATGCCCAAAAACAAAACCAACACTCATAGACTAGTATGCATACCACTCGGTTATGAACTTAATTTAGAAAGATATGTTTATAATTCTATATAAGAAGCAGTGTTTAATGCATTACTAGACTTGTCAGTTATTAATATTTTCGCTCATTCTAATTATGTTAATTGTGAATGATTCCAAAGGTAAAGCTCTCGAATAAACCAAATACATGCCAAAATAAAGCAAATCATCCAAAGGCAAAAACGTTACGTTGATGGCCTGAAGCTTGTAACTTTATAATTCGAGTTAGACGAATTGGACTTTCACGTTAGCGGAGTCAATGGAATTGAGTTGAATCGATTTAAATAGGAATGTTGTGTTAACCATTAATTGAAAGGAGCGTCGGTGAATTAGATAAACTCAGAAAAAATCGACTCAGACATGTTCGCTTTACACGATTCATAGTTGTAAAAATCGAACTGAATCGGCCGGTTCGACTGGAAAACCGGTGAAGCAGACCTTAGTCCGATTCGGTTACTCTTTGGACTGTTTAACAAATTCTTACTGGTCCGATCAAACTGGTCAAAACAGATGAGAACCGATCAAAATCGGTCTAACCGAAGTGGTCTGcttgaaaaagtttttaatacGTCTCCACCGGGTCTAGAAGGAAGAACTGTGGAGCAAAAACAACATCCACTTGCCACTCAGCCATTGCACTTCCGAGTACTATATTTGAGAAGtactaattatatagtatacatagatatctaatttaatttttgttttatttatttttgaaattaattatattttaattataaatcattattaatgtaaatttaaatttgagtaaaaatttattaatttacttgatctattttattgctagtattgtgattaaggtAATTTGTGTTGATATTAATGTTAAAATCTACTCACATAGTGATATAATAGTTAGATGCTAGGTTTTgtgaattcattttttttattgtgtcaaaTTAAAATAGTATTGTAGTATTACCGAtaaattttatggttttttatattagttatttttagaagttgagacttgattcttcataaaatgttagtgaatATATGtatgtcaaattttaattttaagtttttaacaattttatattttatatttacgtgaGACCGGTTTTATCGGTTTAACGAGTAATTTAtaggttgaaccaataaaccagtaaaccaataacttgaccggttcgatcaccggttcagTTCTGACAACTATGACACGAATCAACAATAAAATGAAATAAGCCAATTCGATTTATAGAGATGGTGGCTTTAGTAAATCAAATTCAACATTGTGGACTTAATATGCACGTAACCATAaatcttgaaaaaaaatttacattataacaaaattataataacaacatTGGAACCCTTGTCGGACAAAAAAGTAAGAAATTATAAGTAAAAAATTGTATGTTACGACTCTTTTCATAGTAAGAAAATTGATAATANNNNNNNNNNNNNNNNNNNNNNNNNNNNNNNNNNNNNNNNNNNNNNNNNNNNNNNNNNNNNNNNNNNNNNNNNNNNNNNNNNNNNNNNNNNNNNNNNNNNNNNNNNNNNNNNNNNNNNNNNNNNNNNNNNNNNNNNNNNNNNNNNNNNNNNNNNNNNNNNNNNNNNNNNNNNNNNNNNNNNNNNNNNNNNNNNNNNNNNNNNNNNNNNNNNNNNNNNNNNNNNNNNNNNNNNNNNNNNNNNNNNNNNNNNNNNNNNNNNNNNNNNNNNNNNNNNNNNNNNNNNNNNNNNNNNNNNNNNNNNNNNNNNNNNNNNNNNNNNNNNNNNNNNNNNNNNNNNNNNNNNNNNNNNN contains the following coding sequences:
- the LOC110269382 gene encoding uncharacterized protein LOC110269382, whose translation is MAEWQVDVVFAPQFFLLDPVETPKSNRIGLRSASPVFQSNRPIQFDFYNYESCKANIEILVPNDHCIGDRKAFLTLRPEKEVVDDVLNLVATMLTDDRTENTWWLLTTFSQIALNPTTYCKESLEYIERCYVGPVDDITKIYIPMYTEGHWYLMVVDMRNRHLIYLDPFKEEKLYDQRVGQMQFVALFLHTMLRGRRFYQKKNSIPQ